Proteins encoded within one genomic window of Salipaludibacillus agaradhaerens:
- a CDS encoding stage V sporulation protein D has product MKRVSYVTVRKRLMLTLVVGVLIFTVMIGRLWYVQVVLGDDISNKAEDLWGRNIPFEAKRGEILDRHGEVLATNVTAPSILVVPRQLEDPASAAEELASILNMSTEKAYEKMTQNESIVRINPEGRKITNQLATKVRHLNIAGVYVAEDYLRHYPKGNYLSHVLGFAGIDNQGLTGLELYYDDMLSGEPGFVSFYSDAKGRRMPDLADRYTAPADGRHLQLTIDDKIQTIIERELDEAEAIYNPDGAMAIAMNPKTGEILGMSSRPDFDPEKYQEVAPEIYNQNKPIWSQYEPGSTFKIITLAAALEEGQVNLQEDQFNDPGFIEVSGHKLRCWKKGGHGMQTFLEVVQNSCNPGFVKLGEKLGTEKLFNYIHDFGFGEKTGIDLQGEGTGILFNEEAVGPLELATTSFGQGVSVTPIQQVAAVAAAVNGGHLYQPYLAKAWLDPLSEEILVENDPIMKKQVISKETSAEIRMALEHVVAKGTGRGAFVDGYRVGGKTGTAQKAKDGKYLENNHIVSFIGFAPADDPEIVVYVAIDNPKDTVQFGGVVAAPIVGKIIEDGLRAMGVPKREGQIEKEQTWSDIPLIEVPDLIGRTVREINESYYQLKLEVDGKGEEVILQSPEPGIRVEEGSTIRIYMGDKQDEDQ; this is encoded by the coding sequence ATGAAAAGAGTATCATATGTAACAGTTCGTAAAAGATTAATGTTAACGCTTGTTGTAGGCGTGCTTATTTTTACCGTGATGATAGGAAGACTGTGGTATGTGCAGGTGGTGCTTGGAGACGATATATCCAATAAAGCGGAAGATTTATGGGGACGTAATATCCCATTTGAAGCCAAGCGAGGAGAAATATTGGATCGCCATGGAGAAGTACTGGCTACGAATGTGACTGCCCCTTCGATTTTAGTTGTGCCGCGGCAGTTGGAAGATCCGGCGTCAGCCGCAGAAGAATTAGCCTCCATACTGAACATGTCAACGGAAAAAGCTTATGAAAAAATGACACAAAATGAATCGATCGTGCGAATAAATCCCGAGGGGAGAAAAATTACAAATCAATTAGCAACTAAAGTTAGACACCTTAACATTGCAGGGGTTTACGTAGCCGAGGATTATTTAAGGCACTATCCAAAAGGAAATTATTTATCTCATGTACTAGGTTTTGCTGGTATCGATAATCAGGGTTTAACTGGGTTAGAGTTGTATTATGATGACATGTTAAGTGGGGAACCTGGTTTCGTATCATTTTATTCAGATGCGAAAGGAAGACGTATGCCAGACTTAGCAGATCGTTACACCGCACCTGCTGATGGGAGGCATCTTCAGTTAACGATAGATGATAAAATTCAGACGATTATTGAGCGCGAGCTTGATGAAGCAGAAGCTATTTATAACCCTGATGGGGCAATGGCTATTGCCATGAATCCGAAAACTGGAGAAATTCTAGGAATGTCTTCTCGTCCTGATTTTGATCCAGAAAAATATCAAGAGGTAGCACCGGAAATTTACAATCAGAATAAACCGATATGGAGTCAATATGAACCTGGATCGACATTTAAAATAATTACATTGGCCGCCGCTTTAGAAGAAGGGCAGGTTAATTTGCAAGAGGATCAATTTAATGATCCGGGATTTATCGAAGTGTCTGGCCATAAACTCCGTTGTTGGAAAAAAGGGGGGCATGGCATGCAGACATTTTTGGAAGTCGTTCAAAACTCATGCAACCCTGGTTTTGTGAAATTGGGAGAAAAACTAGGGACAGAAAAATTATTTAATTATATTCATGACTTTGGTTTTGGCGAGAAGACCGGGATTGATCTTCAAGGGGAAGGGACCGGTATTCTATTTAATGAAGAAGCAGTGGGGCCTTTAGAGTTAGCCACGACGTCATTCGGGCAAGGTGTTTCTGTTACGCCGATTCAACAAGTAGCGGCAGTGGCCGCTGCTGTCAATGGTGGACATTTATATCAACCTTATTTAGCAAAAGCGTGGTTAGACCCTTTAAGTGAGGAGATATTAGTAGAGAATGACCCCATTATGAAAAAGCAAGTGATATCCAAGGAGACATCTGCTGAAATACGAATGGCGCTAGAACACGTTGTTGCTAAAGGGACAGGGCGAGGTGCTTTCGTCGATGGTTATCGTGTTGGAGGAAAAACGGGGACCGCTCAAAAAGCGAAAGATGGTAAATATTTAGAGAATAACCATATTGTGTCCTTCATTGGATTTGCGCCAGCGGATGATCCTGAGATTGTTGTCTACGTTGCTATTGATAATCCAAAAGATACGGTGCAATTCGGTGGCGTAGTAGCAGCTCCGATTGTCGGAAAAATAATTGAAGATGGACTTAGAGCGATGGGGGTCCCTAAACGTGAAGGGCAAATTGAAAAAGAACAAACTTGGAGTGACATACCATTAATAGAAGTCCCAGATTTAATCGGTCGCACTGTAAGAGAGATTAATGAATCTTATTATCAATTAAAGCTTGAAGTAGATGGTAAAGGGGAAGAAGTTATTTTGCAATCACCTGAGCCAGGTATAAGAGTTGAAGAAGGTTCAACAATTCGCATATATATGGGTGACAAACAGGATGAGGACCAGTAA
- a CDS encoding UDP-N-acetylmuramoyl-L-alanyl-D-glutamate--2,6-diaminopimelate ligase, whose amino-acid sequence MLLHDLIDVLPSYKMVSEGNPPISHLAMDNRKVEKGSLFFCIRGYTVDGHTFAKQAVEAGAVAIVAEEDLNVSIPVIKVRDSKRAMALISASYYHFPSTRMHMIGVTGTNGKTTTTHLIQQILSDHQIETGIIGTMYMKYKGKQVEVKNTTPDALTLQHGFADMYEMGVEAVTMEVSSHALEMGRVHGVDFNIGVFTNLTQDHLDFHKTMENYGRAKGLLFAQLGNGYGNGKQNIAVLNCDDAHFDKLETMTAVPILTYGLSEHADYRAINVHIHESGTDFQLVKGNDIYDISLKLTGRFSVYNALAAITAAAASGVPITSIINSISNVQGISGRFEKVDVDSPVHVIVDYAHTPDSLKNALETIKEFAKKKIAVVVGCGGDRDRTKRPEMARIAEELADYVYLTSDNPRSEDPQAILEDMEKGLSKNTYSVIENRKEAIYAAVRQAKKDDIILIAGKGHETYQIIGNTTYDFDDRLVAKEALEECF is encoded by the coding sequence ATTTTATTGCACGATTTAATAGATGTACTACCGTCTTATAAGATGGTAAGTGAAGGTAATCCACCTATCTCTCACTTAGCAATGGACAATCGAAAAGTTGAAAAGGGAAGCCTCTTCTTTTGTATACGAGGTTATACAGTTGATGGACACACATTTGCTAAACAAGCTGTGGAAGCTGGAGCAGTAGCTATTGTTGCAGAAGAGGATTTGAATGTTAGTATACCAGTTATCAAAGTGAGAGACAGCAAACGGGCAATGGCGCTCATATCTGCTAGTTATTATCATTTTCCAAGCACCCGTATGCATATGATTGGCGTTACTGGTACAAACGGTAAGACAACAACGACACATCTCATCCAGCAAATCTTAAGTGACCATCAAATAGAAACGGGTATTATCGGCACGATGTATATGAAATATAAAGGCAAGCAAGTAGAGGTTAAGAATACGACACCTGATGCTCTCACACTTCAACACGGCTTTGCTGACATGTATGAAATGGGAGTTGAAGCCGTCACGATGGAAGTCTCTTCCCATGCTCTTGAAATGGGGAGGGTACATGGCGTAGATTTTAACATCGGTGTTTTTACAAATTTAACTCAGGATCATCTAGATTTCCATAAAACGATGGAAAACTACGGGAGAGCTAAAGGGTTGTTATTTGCCCAGCTGGGTAATGGCTATGGAAATGGCAAACAAAATATCGCTGTTTTAAATTGTGATGATGCTCATTTTGATAAATTAGAAACGATGACAGCTGTTCCTATATTGACATACGGGCTTAGTGAACATGCTGACTATCGTGCTATCAATGTTCACATTCATGAGTCAGGAACAGATTTTCAGCTTGTGAAAGGAAATGATATTTACGATATAAGCTTAAAGCTAACTGGAAGGTTTTCAGTTTATAATGCGTTAGCTGCTATTACAGCTGCAGCAGCGTCAGGAGTCCCTATAACCTCTATCATCAATAGCATAAGCAATGTGCAAGGTATTTCTGGCAGATTCGAAAAAGTTGATGTGGATAGCCCGGTGCATGTGATTGTAGATTATGCTCATACACCTGATAGTTTGAAGAATGCCTTAGAAACGATCAAAGAATTTGCGAAGAAGAAAATAGCTGTTGTTGTTGGCTGTGGGGGAGACCGTGATCGTACAAAACGTCCTGAGATGGCGCGTATTGCAGAAGAACTAGCTGATTATGTTTATTTGACCTCTGATAATCCACGATCTGAAGATCCGCAGGCCATCTTAGAGGATATGGAAAAAGGATTGTCCAAAAACACATACTCTGTCATTGAAAATCGAAAGGAAGCTATTTATGCAGCTGTTCGTCAAGCCAAGAAAGATGATATTATTCTAATTGCAGGTAAAGGGCATGAAACATATCAAATTATTGGAAATACAACGTATGATTTTGATGACAGGCTTGTTGCTAAAGAAGCATTGGAGGAGTGCTTTTAA
- a CDS encoding UDP-N-acetylmuramoyl-tripeptide--D-alanyl-D-alanine ligase gives MMGHLDYQLIKHVCSEIHGAFPITFSAKGIAFDVKTIESGDIYVPIEEPGFDGHQLIEAAVESGACATFWKKSVPLSPSLFDNITVFVVEDPMEAVRQLAKIYLVEVDPVRIAVVGDETRIAAKKILVKLLTDPYNVHGIDRLAADEKSMLETILKMPLETDALICEVDARESNKVRTLGNLLTPSISLLAVDKEEKEEALLRHAVLIEDTMKASGSIIVDGDHTYFRSREWKTDVFFYGESPENMFNIDEKMCHEDTCTFSIQGIRLAFQLPSIFSKHIRLITSTIAACVHLGIDAEHIKRSLSQLDLGDLEFIEIGTVRGTIIIYEALAEKQFNNEYGIKLLKQLGSFKRRVLIIDDGFQGEKSEKALHESAASSIFSPITDVLTIGDKAFWVAEALKRVDNDKLNYKHYVTHSEAIIPLKEIIENTSLVLYRGANRDLIKQLIKELNRH, from the coding sequence ATGATGGGTCACCTAGATTATCAGCTTATCAAACATGTTTGTTCAGAAATTCATGGAGCTTTTCCTATCACGTTCTCTGCCAAGGGAATCGCGTTTGATGTGAAAACGATTGAATCAGGAGACATCTATGTGCCAATTGAGGAACCAGGGTTTGATGGTCATCAATTAATTGAAGCAGCTGTTGAATCAGGTGCTTGTGCTACCTTTTGGAAAAAATCAGTCCCTTTGTCTCCTTCATTGTTTGATAATATAACAGTATTTGTAGTAGAGGATCCTATGGAAGCTGTTAGACAATTGGCAAAAATATATTTAGTTGAGGTTGATCCCGTTAGAATTGCTGTAGTGGGAGATGAAACACGCATTGCTGCAAAAAAAATTCTTGTGAAGCTCTTAACGGACCCCTATAATGTTCATGGGATAGATCGGTTGGCAGCTGACGAGAAAAGTATGCTTGAAACGATTTTGAAGATGCCTCTTGAAACAGATGCTTTAATATGTGAAGTGGATGCTAGGGAATCGAACAAGGTAAGAACTCTAGGCAACTTACTAACCCCTTCAATTAGTTTGCTGGCCGTTGATAAAGAGGAGAAGGAGGAAGCTCTTCTCCGACATGCCGTTCTCATTGAAGACACAATGAAAGCAAGCGGGTCTATCATTGTTGACGGTGATCACACCTATTTTCGTTCAAGAGAATGGAAAACAGACGTATTTTTTTACGGAGAAAGTCCAGAAAACATGTTCAACATTGATGAAAAAATGTGTCATGAAGATACGTGTACATTTAGTATTCAAGGTATTCGACTGGCTTTTCAGCTTCCAAGCATATTCAGCAAACACATAAGACTTATCACGTCTACTATTGCCGCGTGTGTTCATCTAGGTATCGATGCAGAACATATTAAAAGATCTCTCAGTCAGCTGGATTTAGGTGATTTAGAATTTATCGAAATTGGCACAGTACGTGGGACAATCATCATATATGAAGCGTTGGCAGAGAAGCAATTTAATAATGAATACGGTATTAAATTGCTCAAGCAGTTAGGTTCTTTCAAGCGAAGAGTTCTAATTATTGACGATGGTTTCCAAGGAGAAAAAAGTGAGAAGGCGCTTCATGAGAGCGCTGCTTCCTCAATATTTTCACCTATTACAGATGTGCTGACAATAGGGGACAAAGCTTTTTGGGTTGCAGAGGCATTAAAGAGAGTGGACAACGATAAACTAAATTATAAGCATTATGTGACCCACTCAGAAGCTATCATTCCTTTAAAAGAAATCATTGAAAATACGAGCCTCGTGTTATATAGAGGTGCAAACCGCGATTTGATAAAGCAACTCATCAAAGAATTGAATAGGCACTAG
- the mraY gene encoding phospho-N-acetylmuramoyl-pentapeptide-transferase, translating into MLEQGLLFTLLLSFLLTVFFSPFFIPFLRRLKFGQSIRDEGPKSHQKKTGTPTMGGLMIILSIVLASVVMASQFQSIDMEIWLLLLVTVGFGLLGFLDDYIKVVKKRNLGLTSKQKFLGQVAIAALVYIVLHQANISTAIHLPGTDWAVDIGWFYFPLIIIMLVGASNAVNLTDGLDGLVAGTSAVAFGAFSIIAFSLDMMTVSLFSVAIVGAVLGFLVFNAHPAKVFMGDTGSLALGGALAMIAILTKMELLLVIIGGVFVIETLSVIIQVISFKSTGKRVFKMSPLHHHYELSGWSEWRVVVTFWIVGILFAVAGVYLEVWMV; encoded by the coding sequence ATGTTGGAACAAGGATTATTATTTACATTATTACTATCATTTTTATTGACCGTTTTTTTCTCACCGTTTTTCATTCCTTTTTTAAGACGATTGAAATTCGGGCAAAGTATTAGAGATGAAGGCCCTAAATCCCACCAGAAAAAAACTGGTACTCCTACGATGGGCGGCTTAATGATCATACTTTCAATTGTATTAGCGTCTGTCGTTATGGCGAGTCAATTTCAATCTATTGATATGGAGATTTGGCTGTTACTTCTAGTGACCGTTGGTTTCGGTTTGCTGGGTTTTCTCGATGATTACATTAAGGTTGTGAAAAAACGAAACCTGGGCTTAACGTCCAAACAGAAATTTTTAGGACAGGTAGCTATAGCTGCATTAGTGTACATTGTGCTGCACCAGGCTAATATTTCGACAGCCATTCATTTACCAGGCACAGACTGGGCAGTTGACATTGGGTGGTTTTATTTTCCATTAATAATTATTATGCTTGTAGGGGCTAGTAATGCTGTTAACCTTACAGATGGGTTGGACGGATTAGTCGCTGGCACGAGTGCTGTTGCATTTGGCGCTTTTTCAATTATTGCCTTTTCCCTCGATATGATGACTGTGTCATTATTTTCAGTCGCTATCGTCGGTGCGGTACTCGGTTTTCTTGTCTTCAATGCTCACCCTGCTAAAGTGTTTATGGGCGATACAGGCTCTCTCGCTTTAGGTGGCGCGTTAGCGATGATTGCAATTTTAACGAAAATGGAATTATTACTTGTGATTATCGGTGGTGTTTTCGTTATTGAAACGTTGTCTGTTATCATTCAAGTAATTTCATTTAAATCCACGGGCAAACGAGTATTTAAAATGAGTCCTCTTCACCACCATTATGAACTTTCTGGATGGAGTGAATGGCGTGTTGTCGTGACATTTTGGATTGTGGGAATTTTATTTGCCGTAGCAGGTGTTTACTTAGAGGTGTGGATGGTATGA
- the murD gene encoding UDP-N-acetylmuramoyl-L-alanine--D-glutamate ligase, whose translation MKMINDFKGKKVLVLGLAKSGTEAARLLKRLGACVIVNDRNSYEGNVEAKQLETEGIDVVCGSHPESLVTEELDYLVKNPGVRYDQPLVAKALALGIPVYTEVELAYRIAESDMIGITGSNGKTTTTTYIGDMLRGGQKSPLLAGNIGKVACKVAQEATSDHEMVVELSSFQLMGTEKFAPHIAILLNFVEAHLDYHGSMNDYVTAKMNIFLKQTPEDYLIYNADDHLVSEVVNKGQARLVPFSTRKDLPEGACIKEGWLTVFGDKLLPVEDMSLPGEHNLSNGLAAATAALLAGADREQVCHVLKTFEGVEHRLQYIGEADKRKFYNNSKATNVPATITALKAFQQPVVLIAGGLDRGLSFDDLIPFLSENVRGVVAYGETSGKLAEVAQRANVAHVALTDTLREATDEAFKLSQAGDVILLSPACASWDQFKTFEERGDAFTRHVLDVIHNKK comes from the coding sequence ATGAAAATGATTAATGATTTTAAAGGGAAAAAAGTGCTTGTCCTAGGACTTGCTAAAAGTGGTACTGAAGCAGCGAGGCTTTTAAAACGCTTAGGTGCTTGCGTTATTGTAAATGATCGAAATTCATATGAAGGCAATGTTGAAGCAAAACAATTGGAAACAGAAGGGATAGATGTTGTCTGTGGTTCACATCCTGAATCACTTGTGACAGAGGAATTAGATTATTTAGTAAAAAATCCTGGCGTGCGTTATGACCAACCACTTGTGGCAAAGGCATTAGCACTTGGTATTCCCGTTTATACGGAAGTGGAGTTAGCTTATCGAATAGCTGAATCAGACATGATCGGTATTACAGGATCTAATGGAAAAACAACAACGACGACATATATTGGTGACATGCTGCGAGGTGGACAGAAATCCCCTCTACTTGCGGGGAATATTGGGAAAGTAGCTTGTAAAGTGGCACAAGAAGCAACATCTGATCATGAAATGGTGGTTGAGCTTTCGAGCTTCCAATTAATGGGTACAGAAAAATTCGCTCCTCACATTGCCATCTTATTAAATTTTGTAGAAGCTCACCTTGACTATCACGGCTCTATGAACGACTACGTCACTGCTAAAATGAACATATTTCTAAAACAAACACCCGAAGATTATCTTATTTACAACGCTGATGATCATTTAGTTTCAGAAGTGGTAAATAAAGGACAGGCTCGGCTTGTGCCATTTTCAACGAGGAAAGACCTTCCAGAGGGTGCTTGTATAAAAGAAGGCTGGCTAACGGTGTTTGGAGATAAACTTTTGCCAGTAGAAGATATGTCTTTACCTGGAGAGCATAACTTATCAAACGGATTAGCCGCCGCCACTGCCGCCCTGTTAGCTGGCGCTGATCGTGAGCAAGTATGTCATGTCCTCAAAACATTTGAAGGGGTAGAACACAGACTTCAATATATTGGCGAAGCTGACAAAAGGAAATTTTACAATAACTCAAAAGCGACGAATGTTCCTGCTACAATTACAGCATTGAAAGCATTTCAACAGCCAGTCGTTCTCATTGCCGGAGGGCTTGACAGAGGGTTATCTTTTGACGACCTTATCCCCTTTTTATCAGAGAATGTCCGTGGTGTAGTGGCCTATGGTGAGACGAGTGGTAAACTAGCTGAGGTAGCTCAGCGGGCAAATGTTGCTCATGTTGCATTAACAGATACATTAAGAGAAGCTACAGATGAGGCATTTAAATTATCTCAAGCAGGTGATGTTATATTACTTTCTCCAGCATGTGCCTCATGGGATCAATTTAAAACATTTGAAGAACGCGGGGACGCATTTACAAGACATGTCTTGGATGTTATTCATAATAAAAAGTAG
- the spoVE gene encoding stage V sporulation protein E, translating into MIGSLMVFSASAVWADYRFDDSFFFLKRQLIFVSIGLISMFLMIQVDYWRLKSLANIALMVCFGLLIIVLIPGVGLVRGGAQSWLGIGAFSIQPSEFMKLAMILFLAKYVSINQKYITTWKRGLFPILALIFTAFGLIMLQPDLGTGAVMVITCMVLIFVAGARVSHFFLLGGIGLAGFVGLIISAPYRLQRITSFLNPWEDPLGSGFQIIQSLYAIAPGGLLGLGFGHSRQKYFYLPEPQTDFIFAILAEELGFIGGTFVLLCFAVLLWRGLRIAIHAPDLYGTLFATGIIGMIAIQVMINIGVVIGLIPVTGITLPLLSYGGSSLTLMLTTIGVLLNISRHIR; encoded by the coding sequence ATGATTGGTAGTTTAATGGTTTTCAGTGCAAGTGCAGTGTGGGCAGACTATCGTTTTGACGACTCCTTTTTCTTTTTGAAAAGACAATTGATTTTTGTAAGTATTGGGTTAATCTCTATGTTTTTAATGATTCAGGTTGATTATTGGCGTCTAAAAAGTCTAGCTAACATTGCGCTTATGGTATGTTTCGGCTTGTTAATAATCGTATTAATTCCCGGTGTTGGTTTAGTAAGAGGTGGTGCTCAAAGCTGGCTTGGTATTGGGGCCTTTTCTATCCAACCTTCGGAATTTATGAAGTTAGCTATGATTTTATTTTTAGCTAAATATGTGTCTATTAATCAGAAGTATATCACCACATGGAAAAGGGGCTTATTCCCAATACTAGCACTCATTTTTACCGCTTTCGGCTTAATTATGTTACAACCGGACCTTGGTACGGGAGCCGTTATGGTGATTACATGTATGGTGCTCATATTTGTCGCTGGGGCTAGGGTGTCTCATTTTTTTCTACTGGGGGGCATAGGTCTTGCTGGTTTTGTCGGTTTAATTATATCTGCTCCATATCGCCTGCAAAGAATAACTTCCTTTCTTAATCCATGGGAAGACCCTTTAGGAAGTGGCTTTCAAATCATTCAATCATTATATGCGATTGCACCTGGAGGGTTACTCGGTTTAGGCTTTGGTCATAGCCGGCAAAAATACTTTTATTTACCGGAACCACAAACAGATTTTATATTTGCTATTCTTGCAGAAGAGTTAGGATTTATAGGTGGCACATTTGTGTTGCTTTGTTTTGCAGTGCTGTTATGGCGAGGGTTAAGAATAGCTATTCATGCTCCCGATTTATATGGCACTTTGTTTGCTACAGGTATTATTGGCATGATAGCCATCCAAGTGATGATTAATATAGGGGTAGTTATTGGACTTATCCCCGTCACAGGCATCACGCTTCCTTTATTGAGTTATGGCGGCTCGTCATTGACCCTCATGCTCACGACAATCGGAGTTCTTTTAAATATTAGCAGGCACATTCGTTAA
- the murG gene encoding undecaprenyldiphospho-muramoylpentapeptide beta-N-acetylglucosaminyltransferase: MRVLISGGGTGGHIYPAVALIRHLKKHNENVECLYIGTENGLEARIIRDEGIPFKTVTISGFKRKLSIENVKTIVRFLQAVRQSKKYIKDFQPDVVIGTGGYVCGPVVYAASRKNIPTLIHEQNSVPGLTNKFLAKYVSKIAISFPDSATFFPKEKVRITGNPRASEVVTTEVTTGKIKLKELGLNAQKKTVLVVGGSRGAKPINDAVMKTLQHWQTKDYQCLYVTGEAHYEQVKAAVDQESYLKQLVIVPYISDMPSLLHEVDLLIARAGATTLAEITALGLPSILIPSPYVTNNHQEKNARSLEKAGAATVILEKEMSPDRLMTEIDNILADPLTLESMKKHALTLGKPHASAELETLIKDLIKGGA; this comes from the coding sequence ATGAGGGTTTTAATATCAGGGGGAGGAACAGGTGGTCATATATACCCTGCAGTAGCACTTATTCGCCATCTGAAAAAACATAATGAGAACGTTGAGTGTCTCTATATCGGGACAGAGAATGGCCTTGAAGCGAGAATTATACGTGATGAAGGAATTCCATTTAAGACGGTCACAATATCAGGATTTAAACGAAAACTATCTATAGAAAATGTGAAAACAATTGTGCGTTTTTTGCAAGCAGTTCGACAATCCAAAAAATACATTAAAGATTTTCAGCCGGATGTGGTTATTGGAACAGGCGGGTATGTTTGCGGACCTGTTGTTTACGCTGCTTCCAGGAAGAATATCCCAACCCTTATTCATGAACAAAATAGTGTTCCTGGCTTAACAAATAAATTTTTAGCTAAATATGTCTCGAAAATTGCTATATCATTTCCTGACTCAGCGACCTTTTTTCCGAAAGAGAAAGTCCGTATCACTGGTAATCCTAGAGCCAGTGAAGTGGTTACAACTGAGGTGACAACGGGAAAAATAAAACTGAAAGAGCTCGGGTTAAATGCTCAAAAAAAGACGGTTCTAGTAGTTGGGGGAAGTCGAGGAGCAAAGCCTATTAACGATGCTGTTATGAAAACGTTACAACATTGGCAAACAAAGGATTATCAATGTTTATATGTGACTGGTGAAGCCCATTATGAACAAGTAAAAGCTGCTGTTGATCAGGAAAGTTATCTTAAGCAGCTTGTGATCGTGCCATATATAAGTGACATGCCATCCCTTTTACATGAAGTGGACTTACTCATTGCGAGGGCGGGTGCGACTACATTGGCTGAAATCACAGCCCTTGGACTCCCTTCAATTCTTATCCCAAGTCCTTATGTGACGAATAATCATCAGGAGAAAAATGCGAGATCACTTGAAAAAGCGGGTGCTGCCACAGTTATATTAGAAAAAGAGATGTCACCTGATCGGCTAATGACTGAAATCGATAATATCCTGGCCGATCCATTAACATTGGAAAGTATGAAAAAACACGCTCTTACTCTAGGGAAACCTCATGCTTCAGCTGAATTAGAAACACTCATTAAAGATTTAATTAAAGGCGGCGCATGA
- the murB gene encoding UDP-N-acetylmuramate dehydrogenase, which yields MEKPFSTLQVEINQLQSGEATLNKSLKSHTTWRIGGPAKLFYEPSSIEGLVEALRLINKRQVPWFVLGKGSNVLIPDDGINGVVIKLGDHLASLKQEDELVTVEAGFSLIKLAGMMCKKGYAGLEFAGGIPGTVGGGVFMNAGAHKSDMSSIVTKALVLFKDGSVTWLDHSELGFAYRTSTLQSAGGICLAAQLKLRKDDPVKLKESLQRHKAYRKKTQPWKDPCCGSVFRNPLPYYAGQLIEQAGLRGFTIGGAKISEKHGNFIVNTGDASSNDILKLITYVQKEIKNCYGISLDTEVAYIDEAQLQTTS from the coding sequence ATGGAGAAACCTTTTTCAACTCTTCAAGTCGAAATTAATCAGTTACAAAGTGGTGAAGCTACACTTAATAAGTCTTTGAAATCTCATACTACATGGCGTATTGGGGGGCCGGCAAAACTTTTTTATGAACCTAGCTCTATTGAAGGATTAGTTGAGGCCTTGCGGCTTATTAATAAGCGGCAGGTGCCATGGTTTGTTTTAGGTAAGGGGTCAAACGTTCTTATTCCTGACGATGGAATAAATGGCGTTGTTATTAAATTAGGAGATCATCTCGCATCTTTAAAACAAGAAGATGAACTAGTGACAGTTGAAGCGGGTTTTTCTCTTATTAAGCTTGCAGGAATGATGTGCAAGAAGGGCTATGCAGGACTAGAATTTGCCGGTGGGATACCAGGAACAGTCGGTGGTGGTGTTTTTATGAATGCTGGTGCACACAAAAGTGATATGTCATCTATTGTAACGAAGGCACTCGTATTATTTAAGGATGGCAGCGTCACTTGGCTTGATCATTCAGAGCTAGGATTTGCTTATCGAACGTCCACCTTACAGTCAGCAGGGGGGATTTGTCTTGCGGCACAATTAAAGTTAAGAAAAGATGATCCTGTTAAATTAAAAGAGTCTTTACAGCGACATAAAGCGTACCGTAAAAAAACTCAGCCATGGAAGGATCCTTGTTGTGGCAGTGTTTTTCGTAATCCTTTACCATATTATGCTGGACAACTGATCGAACAAGCAGGACTAAGAGGCTTTACTATTGGCGGAGCCAAGATATCAGAAAAACATGGTAATTTCATTGTAAACACAGGTGATGCTTCTTCAAATGATATACTTAAGCTGATTACTTACGTTCAAAAAGAAATTAAAAACTGCTATGGTATCTCATTAGACACTGAGGTGGCATATATTGATGAGGCTCAATTGCAAACAACGTCGTGA